The Polyangium mundeleinium genome contains the following window.
CTCGATGATATTGTGGAGCGCGTCCGCCGCCACCGCGCAGACGACCTCCGCGTTCGACGCCATGACGAGGTGCTCGGCAGACGTTTCGGAGCGCGCGTCGGGCGTGAAGAGCAGCGGCAGATCAACGACGGCGACGATCCGACCACGGCGCGCCGCGACGCCGAGGAAATACTCGGGCACGCCGGGGACACGCGTGATCCGGCTCATCGGGCCGACCTCGTCGACGGACTCGAGCTGCACGGCGTAGCGCCGCCCGCTCCGCTCGAAGACGATGCAGCTGATCGAGTCAGGCGCGCGCTCGAGGCGCGTCGGCTCGCGCGCGATGCGGCGCGTCCGCTCGGCGAGGATACGCGGATGAACCTCACGCTCGCCGCTCTTGCCCTCGCGCAGCTTCTCCTCGAGCTCGGCGAGCGAGGTGCGCAGCTTCTCGTAGACGCTCTCTTCCCGGGCGCTCATTGGATCTCGGTGTCTCGAAACAGCCGGAGCAGCCGGCCCACGGTCATGCCGTCCCATCCCTCGATCGGCGCGTCGACGCCCTTGCCC
Protein-coding sequences here:
- a CDS encoding chemotaxis protein CheW; the protein is MSAREESVYEKLRTSLAELEEKLREGKSGEREVHPRILAERTRRIAREPTRLERAPDSISCIVFERSGRRYAVQLESVDEVGPMSRITRVPGVPEYFLGVAARRGRIVAVVDLPLLFTPDARSETSAEHLVMASNAEVVCAVAADALHNIIEVNRRTIAKAMPTFPPLVQRHTLGVLEDRTVVLDLGSLLSDRSLRVEERG